The Belonocnema kinseyi isolate 2016_QV_RU_SX_M_011 chromosome 2, B_treatae_v1, whole genome shotgun sequence nucleotide sequence aaCTGCTTCATTTCCCTGAAAAACTTTACTTTCCCTGACATGTGGCCATCCTGGTATTTTAGTAAACCGCAgtgatcattttgaaaatttccgtcGATCGTAGTGTAGAAGATATTCGCGTATTTGTGACCAAGGAtctcaaatatagattttggattttcaataaagtcATGTTTCAATATTTTGGTAACATTATACTTTTGTGTCCCCGAAATGACCGAAAGTGAGCTATTGGCACTTTTCAACTTCCAATTTATTTGCGAAATATGTACAGTAtgtaacattaaattttaactttattatgccatgtattattaattaattacctaAATTTAGCTTTCATATATAATTAGTACTTCAAGTATCTAAAAAGGGAGTTTTCGGTTTCAAACATAAAAGGAATTTTAGTATTTGAACGATCCATCAACACacgctttaaattctgaaatatacAGTACAAaagtaatatcatttttttaacgaaatattaacttaaaactcttaaatataaaataatctaaGACATTTTCAAAGGAGATAGTTGTTCCTACTTAGAAcaatttcaacgtttttttttaaagacgggatatttattctaaaagtaaaacaaatctaaaaaattcacggttttcaaaaaaattcatggcTATTTCCCGGTGCTCGAAATTCCAGGCTAATTTCCGATCAGTGGCCACCCTGCTTTTATATAACCAAACAAAGTTACTTAATGTCTACAATATATAGTTCAATTGAAATGGTTAGATTGTTGAAAGGGTCAATCatgcattttaaaatctttatgaattccttactcgacatttttaaataaaaaatggttcctttaaaaaatgtttagcaacaaaattatgaaataaaaaagattaatacgTAATtctagtataattttgaacaatttcaaatcagacatttctgaatatttcaataaaaaattgttaaattttaaggcCCTTGAAAGAAAATGCTTAATTATTTGCATTTGCAAGACATGTTTAGAGTaggtgattaaaaaaaaggtaaaaagtaacaaagttttgaaatattgcgTTGCTGCGTGCAGACTGCTGGCTCAGGTGAGCAGGTTTGTATTAtcgttagaaaaattatattgatgAAAACGCCTCCACTGTAATAtagttaaattcataaattataaaattcgaaagatttatttttatcatgttAAATAGGGCAATATTCAGTGCGAGtagattttaaaagtaaaataagcaGGCAAAAGCTGTAAATGATCAATATTCAGTTCCGAAAACCACTGGTATTTATAAAGCCCTAAATATTTCCACGAAAGTAAGTTTAATACCACAACAGTATAAATACATTATGTAGAGCATTTATGTTCTAATAGCTAAAAACACAATGATGCTTTTGGACATAAAACGATAAGTAATATGTTAACTTTCGGGGCTTTCAGGACAACAAAAGAAGCTaacctttttatttgttttaccgaaattatacagaaaaaatgaagTTCAACGAGTAAAATCGAGAGGCAAGAGTAATTAGTAACcagaatttaagaaatctttttaaattggaaaagcaATGATAAAAAACGATATTAGTACGTAAATGGTTGTACAagttttttaggttaggttatgttttCATGAAATAAACTGTCAGTACTTTCGTtataatctaaattttcaaataattaagtaGCACCCACCGTCATCTGGTACATTATACATCTTGGcttattgaataaatataaaacaaactccaaaattcacttttttagttaaaacgttACGATAGCGGCAGTCATTCCGCCATCGTTAAAAAACGGCAAAAGCGGAATAAAAATGGAAGGGACGACTCCGAATCTACTGCGCTTCTTGTTGCACATACAATAATGGCGCGAAATATGAACATATTTCTTTTACAAtgctttgtaaaattaatttttagatattttatcatttatatttattatttgtttttctcTACATTCATGAAGTCAtcatcaaatgaaaatatttaccCAAGAAATGccaatattattatcaatgattttcaataattaacatTATGTAGAAATGTTTCTCAAATAAGTTATATCAGTATTTTTTTGCTACTAATTTTAGATAATGATTTAATTCacagattttttatcaaaataatcattgacctgcataaaaaaaatgtttccctgTTTACCTTATACCACAACTACACCTTTCATGGCTCCAAATTCTATAAAAGAAGatgaaaaaactataaatataattaatcggGCATTATTAAAAATAGCAAGAGAAACAGGAAAAGACaatgcgaattttaaaataatgaaaatctctaaaaaaaaccattagcaacaattttaagaaaagacCCAAATGCAGTTCAAATTCATTATAAATCAGATAATtcagaaatagaaaatttaaataaagattggAACGAACTTCCACAAGAGGtacgtaattaattaattagatagTAATAATGTTGCTATAAATTAActcattattttgttcaatttaaaaaggttaaGGATGAAGTTATGAAGTTGGCAACCcagaaataatttcgaaaatgtataaaaaattggcCCTGTAAATGCACACATGAATTAATACAATTATATCATAATGCGGAATTACTTCGCGAAGAAGTAGAAAAAATCGAGACGAGCAAAGGTGATAGAATAGCTCTAATGTCCCGTAGTGATGTTCATTTTTCCAAAGAGGATGATTCAATctgtaaaactttaattaaagaaatgaaaaatcaaaaaaccgACGTGAaaacactgaaaaatatttacgaGAAGATAAAGAATAAACTTAAATTTCATTTAGAAGAAACTCTTCTTATTAAAACACACCTggaagaagtaaataaaaaaatgcagcaagtaaatgaaattgttaaaaaaatcgaaccTAAAGGAAAAACTCATCCATTTAAAGAAGACCAGGAAACCACAAAAATGAACTATCTGAATGAAGCATTGTCTTTGGAAGAAAAAGAAATACTGAAAATAAAGGAAGACATTGAAATGAGAATAAGACgcaaagaaaaatggaaagaagGAAAATCGGACATTAAAAGATGCAAAGAAAGAGAAACTGATACGTTACTTATCCtagaatctaaaaatttaatggaCACTtacattcaagatttaaaatctaaaataaatctttaaaggtttctgaattatacaaaaaagaattgaaatatgtatatttacaaaaaatcattaaaaaaaacattcattacaaaaattcggATCAACcgcttataaaaaaatcaaaattgccaattgatttaaaaattctagactataattataaaactcaCAATTCCGTGTCATTTAAAAGATCGTCGATGCCGAAGCTAAACTTTTTTTGAGGTGCATTGATATAATCAGGAGTTGAACTCCTCACTGGTTCTTGTAATTCTGTTACTCTCTTATTTAGAGGCACGTGAGTAGAAACTAATAAATCAAATTCATCTACCGAATCGTTATTTTCTGAGCGTTTGATAGATTCATTTATAATTGATTTCCGAATACTgctttgaatgttttttaaatccaTTGCGGGACTTTGAAGGTCCCGAGAAGATTCAATAGTGGAATCGAAGAGATCAGATTCGTCCGTAAATTCATTCTCTTctggaattattaatttaatactttcaaaaatattgattttctgaCTATTTTCTTCTGCATTCTTGCAATCATTGTCAGACTTTTTAACACTATCACCTGCTTTGTCCTCATATTCCCCTTTAGTATTATTTTCTAGATTCTTGCAATCATTCTCAAAAGTCGGAACAATCTGAAGTCGTTCAAAAGTGGAATTTACATCATCTAGTTGATCATTCTTTTCCTGATCTTTCAATATGAattccgaaatattaaaaatagacgaattttgagtactcttttcaaaaatttgacgcTCCAATGGCTTTGGATCGAATCGAAGACGTTCATAAGAAAggtccttgaaatttaatttatctgtgtaactattttgttctgCCATCTCTAATCTAGTAAAATCAAAAACACTTGGTTTTCGAATACTATTTTCATGTTCATTTTCTATtggattttgaacaaattgaagACTTGCAAATGTGCATTTATCAATATCTAATCTATCCAAATTAAAGTTCGGTTTCGAGACTTTGAATTTAGAGATATCAGCAATTTTAGGAGAATTCCAAAGACCATCTGCCGAACTTACATCTTTACAAgacttttcatctttttcaacaggtatatatgtaaaattatttaaatcgaatttcatcttgggttttttctttttaacaaaaacatttggcGATCTGTACAAACAAGGTCGTGCTGTTTTAGAAGATTGGGTGTCTTTTTGACCGATTAATAAACGTTGTAAAGAGCGACTCATGAATTCAAATTCGTCTTTGGACTCCTCGCTACTCGATTTGCCAAGAAGCGCATCTATTGATTTTTGCAGGTCATCTACACTTCTTAAATTCACTTTGGGTTTTATAACTGCTTCGAAACTCTCCTTATAATGCATGGAATCATGTGGGCCTAAAACTTTTTCCTTATCTAGACAATGATTGCTTTTAAAACTAAGATTCAGTGCTTGATTGCTACATATTCCTTCGACAATATGCGACATATCCATCTCACTATCACAATCACTTGGAAAATCTTCTGGTGTAAGTTCGTCAAACATTCTCAAAAGTGAACCGTTTAAAATATGATCTAGTCGTTCAGTTTCTTGCACTTTATCAAACTGAGGTCCTCTTTTTTTAACACCACTCGCAATCAGTCTCTTTATTTCTGCCTCCGTGGCATCAtcattctttttcttccttttggGAGTGATTGTCATCGCCTCGAATGATTCTTCAAAAGTCGGCCGATTGGTTTCGataaattcgacaatttttctatttttttcattttctgttgCTTTAGGTTTTCGTGGTCGTCTCTGTGCTTTTTTAATCTCTACCTTCTTTTCCCCAAGGTCCTCCTGAACAGCTTTAACCTTTTTCGCCCGTGGCTTCGCAGGTTTCTTCTTTTTCGCCAATTTCGCATTCTCGAATTCTTCTACCAAAAGGGGGTAACATTTTTCGAATAGATGCTGGGGTTCCAGGGTCGCAAGTTCTGCTGGTTTTGCAGGCTCGTCACAATCGTTTTCCTTGTCAGATATGGAGGTTAACGTCATTCCCTCGAAGAGACGTTCTTCATCCTTCCAGACGATTTCGTAGCTTGCTACACTCTTAATGTTTCGGGGCTTCTTTATCCTCCCTGGAATCAACAAACCCGACAGGGATATACGTCTCTCGTCGGGAATTTCTGCGAGGTGGCGAATCTGCCATCGAGTTAGTATGGGTAGGATTTTTGCATAGGCGTATTCTGTATCCCAAGCTACGTGTCGCTCCatgaaattctgaaaatgataaaataaagtt carries:
- the LOC117168267 gene encoding flap endonuclease GEN-like isoform X1; the encoded protein is MGVKDLWNIISPLSDRRPLFELQGKAIAIDLSGWIVDSQSVTDNVAQPKMYLRNLFFRTAFLLMHEISPVFVLEGTAPSLKHNTIAKRNEIRNGPSEKKTNRKGGRGHLNRILKECEEMLKYMGITCVRGHGEAEAMCAYLNAEGLVEGCISQDSDCFLYGAKVVYRNFCTSTQGNRGTSSGCIDEYTIEKIERLFGLGRNKMVTLALLCGCDYDEGLNGVGKEAALKLFKVVNEDEILERIKSWRTDSRFEKMEAELANPNICTTCGHQGKMRAHVKSGCRDCGTLTKCNDGYKEKRVLMLNEISIRKKALLVENFPSQELINEFLYRKDPMPSSLDLQWKQPQILKFVNFMERHVAWDTEYAYAKILPILTRWQIRHLAEIPDERRISLSGLLIPGRIKKPRNIKSVASYEIVWKDEERLFEGMTLTSISDKENDCDEPAKPAELATLEPQHLFEKCYPLLVEEFENAKLAKKKKPAKPRAKKVKAVQEDLGEKKVEIKKAQRRPRKPKATENEKNRKIVEFIETNRPTFEESFEAMTITPKRKKKNDDATEAEIKRLIASGVKKRGPQFDKVQETERLDHILNGSLLRMFDELTPEDFPSDCDSEMDMSHIVEGICSNQALNLSFKSNHCLDKEKVLGPHDSMHYKESFEAVIKPKVNLRSVDDLQKSIDALLGKSSSEESKDEFEFMSRSLQRLLIGQKDTQSSKTARPCLYRSPNVFVKKKKPKMKFDLNNFTYIPVEKDEKSCKDVSSADGLWNSPKIADISKFKVSKPNFNLDRLDIDKCTFASLQFVQNPIENEHENSIRKPSVFDFTRLEMAEQNSYTDKLNFKDLSYERLRFDPKPLERQIFEKSTQNSSIFNISEFILKDQEKNDQLDDVNSTFERLQIVPTFENDCKNLENNTKGEYEDKAGDSVKKSDNDCKNAEENSQKINIFESIKLIIPEENEFTDESDLFDSTIESSRDLQSPAMDLKNIQSSIRKSIINESIKRSENNDSVDEFDLLVSTHVPLNKRVTELQEPVRSSTPDYINAPQKKFSFGIDDLLNDTEL